A segment of the Bacillus sp. SM2101 genome:
GTAGAGAAAACGAGTGTTAATTTTGCAGACATAAAAAAAAGAAAAGGGAACAAAGGTCATGGAAGCTTTCCATTATCGATCGGCTTGGATGTAGCAGGAACGGTGGAAGCTGTTGGGGATGAAGTTGAGAGGATATTTGTTGGCCAAAGGGTGATCGCGTTTCCTTCAAATGGCTCCTATGCTGATTACGTGGTGGCTAAAGAATCATTAACCTTTGTTCTTCATGAAGATATTGATTTTTCAACAGCTGCAGCTTGCCCAACAGTTTCAATCTTAGCGTATAAGCTACTTCATGATATTGCTAGGGTTCGAAAAGAGGAGACGGTCCTTATACATGCGGCCGCGGGAGGAGTAGGGACAACTGCTATTCAATTGGCAAAGTTACTAGGTGCAGGCAAAGTGATTGGTACGGTTAGCAATGAGGCTAAATTTTCAGTTGTGAGAGAAGCTGGGGCTGATGAGGTCATGTTATATGATGGGTTTTCTAACAAAGTAAAAGAGCTTACGAATGGGACAGGTGTAGATA
Coding sequences within it:
- a CDS encoding zinc-binding dehydrogenase — encoded protein: MRSIVINQFGGPEVLELTDVEIPVAGPHEVLIRVEKTSVNFADIKKRKGNKGHGSFPLSIGLDVAGTVEAVGDEVERIFVGQRVIAFPSNGSYADYVVAKESLTFVLHEDIDFSTAAACPTVSILAYKLLHDIARVRKEETVLIHAAAGGVGTTAIQLAKLLGAGKVIGTVSNEAKFSVVREAGADEVMLYDGFSNKVKELTNGTGVDIVLDSIAGRITEQSLACLAKYGRLIQFGNSSGEVGHFQTSELHSSCRSVLGFSLGTTRKERPQLLEQAAKQIIRYLSNKQLTMKIGKEFPLQEVRKAHEYIESRENIGKVLLTVRG